A stretch of the Psychroserpens sp. Hel_I_66 genome encodes the following:
- the purH gene encoding bifunctional phosphoribosylaminoimidazolecarboxamide formyltransferase/IMP cyclohydrolase codes for MSNNKTIKSALISVFSKEGLAPIVKKLNEQNVTIYSTGGTEKFIKDLGINVVPVEDVTSYPSILGGRVKTLHPKVFGGILNRQNHEGDVAEMVDFDIPQIDVVIVDLYPFEKTVASGASNQDIIEKIDIGGISLIRAAAKNYADVICVSSVDDYAAFLELLETKNGETTEADRKQFAAKAFNVSSHYDSAIFNYFNADHSIPSLKISETNGQVLRYGENPHQRGFFFGNFDDLFTKLHGKELSYNNLLDVDAAVNLMNEFKAEAPTFAILKHNNACGFAQRDTIHQAYVDALAGDPVSAFGGVLISNTEIDKSTAEEIHGLFCEVVIAPSFSEEALEILKGKKNRILLILHDIEFPQTSVRSCLNGVLVQDRDNKTDSIQDLTHVTNKKPTQNELDDLIFASKICKHTKSNTIVLVKDKQLCASGTGQTSRVDALNQAIHKAQSFKFDLKGAVMASDAFFPFPDCVEIADHAGITAVIQPGGSIKDQLTIDYCNNRNVAMVMTGTRHFKH; via the coding sequence ATGAGCAACAACAAAACAATCAAATCTGCCTTAATTTCAGTATTTAGTAAAGAAGGTTTAGCACCAATCGTCAAAAAATTAAACGAACAAAATGTAACCATTTACTCAACAGGTGGTACAGAAAAATTTATCAAAGACTTGGGCATAAATGTTGTTCCTGTTGAGGACGTAACGTCTTATCCTTCCATTCTTGGTGGACGCGTAAAGACATTACACCCAAAAGTTTTTGGTGGTATTTTAAACCGCCAAAACCATGAAGGTGATGTTGCCGAGATGGTTGATTTTGATATTCCGCAAATAGATGTCGTAATTGTTGATCTCTACCCTTTTGAAAAAACGGTTGCCTCTGGTGCATCAAATCAAGATATTATAGAAAAAATTGACATAGGTGGTATTTCACTAATAAGAGCTGCAGCTAAAAATTATGCAGATGTAATTTGCGTGTCTTCGGTTGATGATTATGCAGCGTTCTTAGAGCTTTTAGAAACTAAAAACGGTGAAACTACCGAAGCAGATAGAAAACAATTCGCAGCAAAAGCTTTTAACGTATCGTCACATTATGACTCTGCGATTTTCAACTATTTCAATGCAGATCATAGCATCCCTTCATTGAAAATAAGTGAAACTAACGGACAAGTGTTACGTTACGGAGAAAACCCACATCAACGTGGTTTTTTCTTCGGAAATTTTGATGACTTATTCACCAAGCTCCACGGAAAGGAATTAAGCTACAACAATCTTTTAGATGTAGATGCTGCTGTAAATTTAATGAACGAATTTAAAGCTGAAGCCCCAACTTTTGCGATTTTAAAACACAATAACGCTTGTGGGTTTGCACAACGTGACACAATCCACCAAGCCTACGTAGATGCACTGGCAGGAGATCCAGTTTCTGCATTTGGAGGTGTTTTAATTTCTAATACTGAAATTGATAAATCCACAGCAGAAGAAATTCACGGTTTATTTTGTGAAGTGGTCATTGCACCATCATTTTCCGAAGAAGCTTTAGAGATCTTAAAAGGAAAGAAAAACCGAATTCTTTTAATCTTACACGATATTGAATTTCCTCAAACCTCAGTAAGGTCATGTCTTAACGGAGTTTTGGTTCAGGATAGAGATAACAAAACAGATAGCATTCAAGATTTGACTCATGTTACCAACAAAAAGCCAACGCAAAACGAATTGGATGATTTGATCTTTGCGTCTAAAATTTGCAAACACACAAAATCGAACACTATCGTTTTGGTTAAAGACAAACAATTGTGCGCCAGCGGAACCGGTCAAACCAGTCGTGTTGATGCACTTAACCAAGCGATCCATAAAGCACAATCTTTTAAGTTTGACTTAAAAGGAGCTGTTATGGCGAGTGATGCGTTTTTCCCTTTTCCAGATTGTGTAGAGATTGCAGATCATGCAGGAATTACTGCTGTAATACAACCAGGAGGATCAATAAAAGACCAGCTAACTATTGATTATTGCAACAATCGTAATGTTGCAATGGTGATGACTGGTACACGTCATTTTAAACATTAA
- a CDS encoding ABC transporter permease, whose protein sequence is MLVYLRLFKESFSFAINALRNNKLRTFLSLLGITIGIFSIIAVLAAVDSLDKSIKDQLSGLDKNTMYLTKFSFGPTEVPRWQRDNFPQTEHDDFEFIQRNVPDIDAIAYVIFGSNQNIKYEANTVTGVNITPVSNGIYDIESLKLTDGRFYSESESNSGANVMVVGSSTAENLFGNENPIGKTVRAYGRKITVIGVLKKMGNGLGDSPDEKAFVPANFVRRFQNGGTDGIPGAIIIKPEKNVDIGAFEAVLKQKYRAYRGLKADEPDNFFINKISGFTQFIDGIISTLNMIGWIISGFSLLVGGFGIANIMFVSVRERTSLIGIQKSLGAKNRFILFQFLFEAVILSVLGGLIGIVLVWFVSLVANAMLDFEFVLSLFNIFLGFGLSTFIGLVSGIIPAISASRLDPVEAIRTGM, encoded by the coding sequence ATGCTTGTTTACCTTAGGCTATTTAAAGAAAGTTTTTCATTTGCAATCAATGCTTTGCGCAATAATAAGCTAAGAACATTTCTTTCTCTTTTAGGGATTACTATTGGTATTTTCTCCATTATTGCAGTTTTGGCAGCAGTAGATTCTTTAGATAAGAGTATCAAGGATCAATTAAGCGGTTTGGATAAAAACACGATGTATCTTACCAAATTTTCTTTTGGACCAACAGAGGTGCCACGATGGCAACGCGATAATTTTCCGCAGACAGAGCACGATGATTTTGAGTTTATACAACGTAATGTGCCAGATATTGATGCGATTGCCTATGTGATTTTTGGGAGCAATCAAAACATTAAATATGAAGCCAATACGGTAACCGGAGTAAATATTACACCAGTGTCTAACGGTATTTATGATATTGAAAGTTTAAAGTTAACCGATGGTCGTTTTTATAGTGAATCTGAGTCAAACTCTGGAGCCAATGTAATGGTTGTTGGTAGTAGTACTGCAGAGAATCTCTTCGGAAATGAAAACCCAATTGGAAAAACAGTTAGAGCCTACGGGAGAAAGATAACCGTTATTGGTGTGCTCAAAAAAATGGGAAATGGTCTAGGTGATTCTCCCGATGAAAAGGCTTTTGTGCCAGCTAATTTTGTAAGACGTTTTCAAAACGGTGGAACAGATGGAATACCGGGAGCAATAATTATTAAACCCGAAAAAAATGTAGATATTGGTGCTTTTGAAGCAGTATTAAAACAAAAATATCGCGCTTACAGAGGTCTTAAGGCAGATGAGCCCGATAATTTCTTTATTAATAAGATTTCTGGTTTTACGCAATTTATTGATGGTATTATTTCTACCCTGAACATGATTGGTTGGATCATTAGCGGATTTTCACTTCTGGTTGGCGGATTTGGAATTGCAAATATCATGTTTGTAAGCGTGCGGGAACGAACAAGCTTGATTGGAATTCAAAAATCTTTGGGCGCTAAGAATAGGTTTATTTTGTTTCAGTTTTTATTTGAGGCAGTAATATTATCTGTTTTAGGAGGATTAATAGGGATTGTACTTGTTTGGTTTGTCTCTTTGGTAGCAAACGCCATGTTGGATTTTGAATTTGTACTTTCTCTATTTAATATATTTCTCGGTTTCGGATTGTCAACTTTTATTGGTTTGGTTTCTGGAATCATACCTGCAATTTCAGCCTCTCGATTAGATCCTGTAGAAGCTATTAGAACTGGGATGTAA
- a CDS encoding GAF domain-containing protein, with the protein MIFETLKPQVETIIAQTNKTVDERLLSICELLENHIDYYNWVGFYFKNGDKNELKLGPYVGEPTDHTIIPFGKGICGQVALSNKNFVVPDVSAQDNYIACSITVKAEIVIPIFLNGENIGQIDIDSNTPDPFSSEDERFLEFVCEQVASIIG; encoded by the coding sequence ATGATTTTTGAAACCCTAAAACCTCAAGTAGAAACTATAATAGCGCAAACCAATAAAACGGTTGATGAGCGCCTGCTTTCAATATGTGAACTTCTTGAAAATCATATCGATTACTATAATTGGGTAGGATTCTATTTCAAAAATGGTGACAAAAACGAACTCAAGTTAGGACCTTATGTTGGCGAACCTACCGACCATACGATTATTCCCTTCGGAAAAGGGATTTGCGGTCAAGTAGCGCTTTCAAATAAAAATTTCGTCGTACCAGATGTTTCTGCACAGGATAATTACATCGCTTGCAGCATTACGGTAAAAGCAGAAATTGTAATCCCAATATTCTTAAACGGAGAAAACATTGGCCAAATAGATATTGACTCCAATACACCAGATCCATTTTCTTCGGAAGACGAGCGCTTTTTGGAGTTTGTTTGTGAGCAGGTTGCAAGTATTATTGGATAA
- the xrtF gene encoding exosortase family protein XrtF — MKALLRKYKSVVKFILTFLTVYIVLTIGYKLYLDLSDGTRYYPDYLTNLVAKQSQSLINTVGYKAEILPHPNEPSMKLLVNSKFVARVVEGCNSISVIILFVSFIIAFASKFKPTFIYALSGSVLIYTVNLLRIAILSIGLYNYPWREKILHTVIFPLIIYGMVFLLWMFWVNRFSKKKKQHA, encoded by the coding sequence TTGAAAGCACTTCTACGTAAATACAAATCTGTCGTTAAGTTTATTTTAACCTTTCTCACGGTTTACATTGTATTGACTATTGGTTATAAATTATATTTGGATTTGTCTGATGGTACAAGATATTATCCAGATTATTTAACAAACCTAGTTGCAAAACAAAGCCAGTCCTTAATCAATACAGTGGGTTACAAAGCTGAAATTCTACCGCACCCAAACGAGCCATCTATGAAACTCTTGGTCAATTCCAAATTTGTTGCTAGAGTAGTAGAAGGGTGTAATTCTATTAGCGTTATAATATTATTTGTGTCATTTATCATCGCATTTGCTAGCAAATTTAAACCTACTTTTATCTACGCTTTGTCTGGAAGTGTTCTTATTTATACTGTCAATTTATTGAGAATTGCCATTTTATCTATAGGTCTCTACAATTATCCTTGGCGAGAAAAAATATTACATACCGTTATTTTTCCCTTAATTATCTACGGAATGGTTTTTTTATTATGGATGTTTTGGGTGAATCGATTTTCAAAAAAGAAAAAACAACATGCGTAA
- a CDS encoding exosortase F system-associated membrane protein, with protein MRNPITFILLLVLFGLLVLIRVFETSLFYDPYLLFFKSDYLHMDFPKREILKLTLFTTLRYVLNTVISLGIIYLFFKDRSIVKFSMLVYAIAYLILIVFFLYFVIKPRQEDYYLFFNFRRFLIQPIFLILLVPAFYYYKLKQ; from the coding sequence ATGCGTAATCCAATTACTTTTATATTGCTCTTGGTTTTATTTGGTTTACTGGTATTGATTCGTGTTTTTGAAACCAGCTTATTTTACGATCCTTACCTTTTGTTCTTTAAGAGCGATTACTTGCATATGGATTTTCCCAAGAGAGAGATTTTAAAGTTAACATTGTTTACGACATTACGTTACGTTTTAAATACTGTAATTTCTTTGGGAATTATTTATTTGTTTTTTAAGGACAGATCAATCGTGAAATTTTCGATGCTGGTCTATGCCATTGCCTATCTTATTTTAATTGTCTTTTTTCTCTATTTTGTAATTAAGCCAAGACAAGAGGACTACTATTTGTTTTTTAATTTTAGAAGATTTTTGATACAGCCAATTTTTTTAATACTCCTTGTTCCAGCATTTTATTATTATAAATTAAAGCAATAG
- a CDS encoding heavy-metal-associated domain-containing protein, producing MTHTYTITGMTCNGCKASVEKALQSINGVTEVSVNLEESHAKVSMSNHISTETLKQALPDKYTLTEKATKNVFSSASEEQIEEKSELKQLFPLFLIFGYILVASFLMNIKPFNVESFMLDFMGLFYIVFSFFKLLDLKGFPESFKMYDPLAKALPAYGWVYPFIELALGFLFLMRLQIPLALILTLVILGITTIGVTKTLLDKKSIQCACLGTALKLPMTKATFIENSIMIIMAVFMLFKIYN from the coding sequence ATGACACACACATACACAATTACAGGTATGACCTGTAACGGTTGTAAAGCTTCGGTAGAGAAAGCTTTACAATCCATTAATGGCGTTACAGAAGTTTCAGTAAATCTTGAAGAATCTCACGCAAAAGTGAGCATGTCTAATCATATTTCTACGGAAACTTTAAAACAAGCCTTACCAGATAAATACACCTTAACCGAAAAAGCGACTAAAAACGTATTCTCTTCAGCTTCCGAAGAACAAATAGAAGAGAAAAGTGAGCTAAAGCAGCTGTTTCCTCTGTTTTTGATTTTTGGTTATATTTTGGTCGCTTCCTTTTTAATGAACATTAAGCCTTTTAATGTAGAGAGCTTTATGCTTGATTTTATGGGATTGTTTTATATCGTTTTTAGCTTTTTCAAGCTATTGGATTTAAAGGGATTCCCAGAAAGTTTTAAAATGTACGATCCATTGGCAAAAGCGCTTCCAGCTTACGGTTGGGTCTATCCGTTTATCGAATTGGCATTAGGATTTTTATTTTTAATGAGATTACAAATCCCCTTGGCATTAATCCTCACCTTAGTCATTTTGGGAATAACAACGATAGGAGTGACGAAAACACTTTTAGATAAAAAATCAATTCAATGTGCTTGTTTGGGCACAGCTTTGAAACTCCCAATGACCAAAGCGACTTTTATTGAGAATTCAATCATGATTATCATGGCAGTATTTATGCTTTTTAAAATCTATAATTAA
- a CDS encoding TonB-dependent receptor produces MKNLLFLILMLPMLAFSQETIEGIITEKVDGNKMFPLAGANVFWLDTSVGAVTDIDGKFSIAYQPSYTKLVISFVGFKTDTLTITKPKYIKHLLEATSDLDQITLTARKQATSRSYMSSQNIMTISSDELLKAACCNLSESFETNPSIDVNFSDAVTGTRQIKMLGLTSKYILITTENIPSIRGASQAYGLSYIPGTWVESIQVTKGAGSVVNGFESIAGQINAELYKPTTDARFFVNLYGSMNGRLELNTHINTQVSDKWSTGFYIHGNFRDQKFDKNNDTFLDVPLKKQVNVMNRWQYTNPEKGFVSFINLRYLNDENQAGQINFDPDTDRLTTNAWGNQINTKRFEVSAKLGYVNPEIPWQSLGVQFAYSNHNQDSYFGLNEYDINHNSVYSNVIYNSIISDSRHKIKTGLGFTYDHYDEFAIGADFERSERSAGAFFEYSYDNLDKLTLTAGLRFDTHNLFGEFITPRLHARYTPWEKSAFRASIGRGKRSANIFAENQNIFATSRSINILNSGGNIYGLDPEIAWNYGVSYLQGFNLFGRKADIILDYYRTDFQNQVVIDWENPQEVNFYNLEGDSYANSFQVELNYNVFEHFDLRTAYKYYDVQTEYATGKLSNPLIPKHRFFANASYETHIHEGETSQWKFDLTYNWLSEQRFSSTASNPIEYRLPEQSPTVGTLNVQVTKVFSPKFEVYLGGENITNVRQDNPILGADDPFGSNFDTTFVYGPIFGSMYYAGLRFKIK; encoded by the coding sequence ATGAAAAACTTATTATTTTTAATTTTAATGCTGCCAATGCTAGCGTTTTCACAAGAAACTATTGAAGGCATTATTACCGAGAAAGTTGACGGAAATAAAATGTTTCCGTTAGCAGGAGCCAATGTGTTTTGGTTGGACACATCTGTTGGTGCTGTTACAGATATTGATGGTAAATTCAGTATCGCCTATCAACCTAGTTACACCAAATTGGTGATTAGTTTTGTAGGTTTTAAAACAGATACCTTAACCATTACAAAACCTAAATACATTAAGCACTTATTAGAGGCAACCAGTGATTTAGATCAAATTACATTGACCGCAAGAAAGCAAGCGACATCAAGATCTTATATGTCCTCACAAAATATTATGACCATAAGCAGTGACGAATTACTAAAAGCTGCGTGTTGTAATCTATCTGAAAGTTTTGAAACAAACCCCTCAATAGATGTCAATTTTTCTGATGCTGTAACAGGTACACGACAAATAAAGATGCTAGGCTTGACCAGCAAATACATTTTGATTACTACGGAGAATATACCGTCAATTAGAGGTGCATCCCAAGCTTACGGTTTGAGTTACATCCCAGGTACTTGGGTAGAAAGTATTCAAGTCACAAAAGGCGCAGGAAGTGTTGTTAACGGTTTTGAGAGTATTGCAGGACAAATCAATGCTGAGCTGTATAAACCAACCACAGATGCACGGTTTTTTGTCAATCTTTACGGTTCGATGAATGGTCGTTTAGAGCTCAATACCCATATAAACACTCAAGTTAGTGATAAATGGAGTACAGGTTTTTATATCCACGGAAATTTTAGAGATCAAAAATTTGATAAAAACAACGATACATTTTTAGATGTTCCCCTTAAAAAACAAGTAAATGTGATGAACCGTTGGCAGTACACAAACCCAGAAAAAGGCTTCGTGAGCTTTATAAACCTGAGATACTTAAATGATGAAAACCAAGCAGGTCAAATCAATTTTGATCCAGATACAGATCGATTGACTACCAATGCTTGGGGAAACCAAATCAATACAAAGCGTTTTGAAGTATCAGCAAAATTAGGTTATGTAAACCCAGAAATTCCTTGGCAGAGTTTAGGTGTTCAATTTGCGTATAGCAACCATAACCAAGATTCTTATTTTGGCTTGAATGAATATGATATCAATCATAATAGTGTGTATTCTAATGTGATTTATAATTCCATCATAAGCGATTCCAGGCATAAAATCAAAACGGGATTAGGGTTTACTTACGATCATTACGATGAGTTTGCCATTGGAGCAGATTTTGAGCGTAGTGAGCGTTCCGCGGGAGCATTTTTTGAATACTCCTACGATAATCTAGATAAATTAACCCTTACAGCAGGTTTGCGTTTTGATACACACAATTTATTTGGTGAGTTTATTACGCCTCGTTTACATGCTCGTTACACGCCTTGGGAGAAATCTGCTTTTAGGGCATCTATTGGGAGAGGAAAGCGTAGTGCTAACATTTTTGCTGAAAATCAAAACATATTTGCCACATCGCGTAGCATTAATATCCTTAATTCCGGTGGAAATATATACGGTTTGGATCCTGAAATTGCATGGAATTATGGAGTCTCGTATCTTCAAGGTTTCAATCTCTTCGGAAGAAAAGCAGATATCATTCTAGATTATTATAGAACAGACTTTCAAAATCAAGTCGTTATAGATTGGGAAAATCCTCAGGAAGTTAATTTTTATAATCTGGAAGGGGATAGTTATGCCAATAGCTTTCAGGTTGAGCTAAATTACAATGTATTTGAGCATTTTGATTTACGAACTGCTTACAAGTATTACGATGTACAAACTGAATATGCAACGGGAAAGCTTTCAAACCCTTTAATTCCGAAGCATCGATTCTTCGCCAATGCCTCTTACGAAACTCATATTCATGAAGGAGAGACGTCCCAATGGAAATTTGACTTGACTTACAATTGGTTGAGTGAACAACGCTTTTCTTCTACAGCATCTAATCCAATAGAGTACAGGTTACCTGAGCAATCACCAACAGTTGGTACATTAAACGTCCAAGTTACTAAAGTGTTTTCTCCAAAATTTGAAGTATATTTAGGTGGTGAGAATATTACAAATGTGAGACAGGACAATCCTATTTTAGGAGCAGATGATCCATTTGGTTCAAATTTTGATACTACTTTTGTGTATGGCCCAATTTTTGGAAGTATGTATTACGCAGGCTTAAGATTTAAAATAAAATAA
- a CDS encoding heavy-metal-associated domain-containing protein → MKKIITVFVLLVTTITFAQNKNERASMEVDGVCLMCKDRIEKAAIRTKGVKSAIWNVDTHELKLIYDARKTDVDSISKSIASVGHDTKKIKATEEAYNTVHPCCKYRDEEIKKDHKN, encoded by the coding sequence ATGAAAAAAATAATTACAGTGTTCGTATTATTGGTAACAACAATAACCTTCGCTCAAAATAAAAATGAAAGAGCATCAATGGAAGTTGATGGTGTATGCTTAATGTGTAAAGACCGAATTGAAAAAGCAGCCATAAGAACAAAAGGCGTAAAATCTGCCATTTGGAATGTGGATACACATGAACTCAAACTAATCTATGATGCCAGAAAAACCGATGTAGATTCTATTAGTAAAAGCATAGCTTCTGTTGGTCACGACACAAAGAAAATCAAAGCCACAGAAGAGGCTTACAATACAGTTCATCCATGTTGTAAGTATCGGGATGAGGAGATTAAAAAAGATCATAAAAACTAG
- the groL gene encoding chaperonin GroEL (60 kDa chaperone family; promotes refolding of misfolded polypeptides especially under stressful conditions; forms two stacked rings of heptamers to form a barrel-shaped 14mer; ends can be capped by GroES; misfolded proteins enter the barrel where they are refolded when GroES binds), translated as MAKDIKFDIEARDGLKRGVDALANAVKVTLGPKGRNVIIGRSFGAPQVTKDGVSVAKEIELEDELENMGAQMVKEVASKTNDLAGDGTTTATVLAQAIVKEGLKNVAAGANPMDLKRGIDKAVQAIVKDLEKQSKKVGSDSEMIKQVAAISANNDDTIGELIAKAFGKVGKEGVITVEEAKGMETYVDVVEGMQFDRGYLSPYFVTDSDKMIADLENPYILLFDKKISNLQEILPILEPVAQSGRPLLIIAEDVEGQALATLVVNKLRGGLKIAAVKAPGFGDRRKAMLEDIAILTGGVVISEERGFSLENADLSMLGTAESVMIDKDNTTIVNGSGKSSDIKARVNQIKAQIETTTSDYDKEKLQERLAKLAGGVAVLYVGAASEVEMKEKKDRVDDALHATRAAVEEGIVAGGGVAFVRAIKVLEKLSTENLDETTGIQIVARAIEAPLRTIVENAGGEGSVVINKVMEGKKDFGFDAKTETYVDMLKAGIIDPKKVTRIALENAASVAGMILTTECALVDIKEESAGGGMPGGMGGGMPGMM; from the coding sequence ATGGCAAAAGATATAAAATTTGATATTGAAGCACGTGACGGTTTAAAACGTGGCGTAGATGCATTAGCAAATGCAGTGAAAGTAACTCTAGGACCAAAAGGTCGTAACGTTATTATTGGTCGTTCATTTGGAGCGCCTCAAGTAACTAAAGATGGAGTTTCTGTTGCAAAAGAAATAGAATTAGAAGACGAGCTTGAAAACATGGGAGCTCAAATGGTAAAAGAAGTCGCGTCCAAAACTAATGATCTAGCTGGTGATGGAACTACTACCGCAACTGTATTAGCGCAAGCTATCGTTAAAGAAGGCTTGAAAAACGTTGCTGCAGGAGCAAATCCAATGGATTTAAAACGTGGTATCGATAAAGCTGTACAGGCAATTGTAAAAGATCTTGAAAAGCAATCTAAAAAAGTAGGTAGCGATTCTGAGATGATTAAGCAAGTTGCTGCAATTTCGGCAAATAATGATGATACTATTGGTGAATTAATCGCCAAAGCATTTGGTAAGGTTGGTAAAGAAGGTGTTATCACTGTTGAAGAAGCAAAAGGTATGGAAACATACGTTGACGTTGTAGAAGGTATGCAGTTTGACAGAGGTTATTTATCACCTTACTTTGTGACCGACTCTGATAAAATGATTGCAGATTTAGAGAATCCGTATATTTTATTATTTGATAAAAAGATTTCCAATTTACAGGAAATCCTTCCAATATTAGAGCCAGTTGCACAATCTGGTCGTCCGTTATTAATTATTGCTGAAGATGTAGAAGGTCAAGCCCTGGCAACTTTAGTCGTTAATAAATTACGTGGCGGATTAAAAATCGCAGCAGTAAAAGCTCCAGGATTTGGAGATCGTCGTAAAGCAATGCTTGAGGATATCGCCATCTTAACAGGAGGCGTTGTAATTTCCGAAGAAAGAGGTTTTTCTTTAGAGAATGCAGATCTATCTATGTTGGGTACTGCGGAATCTGTAATGATTGATAAGGACAATACGACTATCGTAAATGGTTCTGGTAAATCTTCAGATATTAAAGCGAGAGTTAATCAAATTAAAGCTCAAATTGAAACTACAACTAGTGACTATGATAAAGAAAAATTACAGGAGCGTTTAGCTAAATTAGCTGGAGGTGTTGCTGTACTTTATGTTGGTGCTGCTAGTGAAGTAGAAATGAAAGAGAAGAAAGATCGTGTTGATGACGCTTTACATGCAACAAGAGCTGCTGTAGAAGAAGGTATCGTTGCTGGTGGTGGTGTTGCTTTTGTTAGAGCTATCAAAGTTTTAGAAAAACTTTCTACGGAAAATCTTGATGAAACAACAGGAATCCAAATTGTTGCGAGAGCTATTGAAGCTCCATTGAGAACGATTGTAGAAAATGCAGGTGGTGAAGGATCTGTGGTTATTAATAAAGTCATGGAAGGCAAAAAGGACTTTGGCTTTGATGCTAAAACTGAAACGTATGTTGATATGCTCAAAGCAGGAATTATTGACCCTAAAAAAGTAACACGTATTGCGTTAGAAAATGCTGCATCTGTTGCGGGAATGATCTTGACTACAGAGTGTGCTTTAGTTGATATTAAAGAAGAATCTGCTGGTGGTGGAATGCCAGGAGGAATGGGTGGAGGAATGCCAGGAATGATGTAA
- the groES gene encoding co-chaperone GroES: MSLNIKPLADRVLIEPVEAETKTASGIIIPDNAKEKPQKGKVVAVGKGTKDEPMTVKSGDSVLYGKYAGTELKLEGKDYLIMRESDILAIV, from the coding sequence ATGAGCTTAAACATTAAACCACTAGCAGATAGAGTTCTTATTGAACCTGTTGAGGCTGAAACTAAGACAGCTTCAGGAATTATCATTCCAGACAACGCTAAAGAAAAACCACAAAAAGGAAAAGTTGTCGCTGTTGGTAAAGGCACGAAAGACGAACCAATGACAGTTAAATCTGGTGATAGCGTTCTCTACGGAAAATATGCTGGAACCGAACTTAAACTAGAAGGAAAAGATTACCTCATCATGCGTGAGAGTGATATTTTGGCGATTGTATAA
- the secG gene encoding preprotein translocase subunit SecG codes for MNTFTIFLILIILVSFLLVVVVMVQNPKGGGLSSSFGGGGTQQLGGVKKTTDFLDKSTWALATLLLALILASNFAIPGAGGVEESKVINGEETTTTTPMAPSTDNSAEDIATPADSL; via the coding sequence ATGAATACGTTTACAATCTTTTTAATCTTAATCATACTAGTATCATTTTTACTAGTTGTAGTTGTTATGGTACAAAATCCAAAAGGAGGAGGATTATCTTCATCATTTGGTGGTGGTGGCACTCAACAATTGGGAGGTGTTAAAAAAACAACCGACTTTTTAGACAAGAGTACTTGGGCTTTAGCAACGTTATTACTTGCATTAATTTTAGCTTCTAACTTTGCTATACCTGGAGCAGGAGGCGTTGAGGAATCTAAAGTAATCAATGGAGAAGAAACAACAACCACTACTCCAATGGCTCCATCTACAGATAACTCTGCAGAGGATATCGCAACTCCAGCAGATTCTTTATAA
- a CDS encoding LptE family protein: protein MKHTTYLILLCFTFLFGCGPYSFTGVQNLKAETFQVNYFQNTADLIEPGFDRDFKLALEDLILNQTNLTLTTTNGELIYEGEIVEYRISPTTAQANSTAAENRLSVTVNLRFFDTTDPEAEDFEKRFSHFVDYPGSQLLQGAQKDAVHEQIFERITQDIFNATLAKW, encoded by the coding sequence ATGAAACATACTACATATTTAATATTACTTTGCTTTACATTTTTATTCGGTTGCGGACCTTATTCTTTCACGGGAGTCCAAAATTTAAAGGCAGAGACATTTCAGGTTAATTATTTTCAAAATACAGCAGATTTAATTGAGCCTGGTTTTGACAGGGATTTTAAACTCGCTTTAGAAGATTTAATACTCAATCAAACCAACCTAACTCTAACGACAACTAATGGAGAATTGATCTATGAAGGTGAAATTGTAGAGTACCGCATCTCTCCTACTACCGCCCAAGCCAATAGTACTGCTGCTGAAAACAGACTTTCCGTCACCGTAAATTTAAGATTTTTTGACACCACAGACCCTGAAGCAGAAGATTTTGAAAAACGTTTTTCCCATTTTGTAGATTATCCTGGGAGCCAACTATTACAAGGCGCACAAAAAGACGCAGTGCATGAACAAATTTTTGAGCGTATCACACAAGATATTTTTAATGCGACGTTAGCAAAGTGGTAA